The nucleotide sequence CGCCTGATCGGGCCCCCTGGAGAGGTGGGGGCTACGCCAACGCCTCTACGGCAGCCTGTTCCTTCGTGACCAGCTTGAGCTCCAGCCGCGCGGCGACGACGCCGCCGTCGAGCGTGGCCCAGTACGGGTGCGTCGTCACCGTTGCGGACAGCTCGATCAGCCGCTCCCGGAACCGGGCGTCCTCCGCCTTCGGGCGTCGGTGTAGCCGGGGCTGTCGGGGAACTCGGGGCGGTTGTGGTCGCTGTAGAGCATCTTGTCGCCCGACCATCCGGGGGCGGGGTCCACGCTCCAGGGCAGCCCGGCACAGAACGTGCTGTACGCCGCCACGGTCTGGTGCAGCTCGCGCTGCGCGTCCAGGAGGTCTTGGGGGAAGTCGTTCGTCGCCACGCCCAGATAGTGCGTCCGTTCGATTGTGATCTCGTGGGACGCCACGCGGTACTCCTCCGAGCAGTTCGGCCCGAGCTGTCCTGTGTCCTCGAACTCTGACCGATTGCCACCGAAGTCAGCGTCAGGAGCGACCGTTTTCGGCGACGAGTTGCACCAAGCCGACCCATGGGAAGTCGCCGCTCTTGTGGACCGCACGCACCCTCCACTGGCCTGCCGGGAGCTGCACGGGGGCCTGATCCGGCTGGCCTCCGTCGGGATAGTCCACTCCCAGATCGGCACCCGCTTCGGCCGAATCCATCAACACTGCCGGGCCGTCGGTGGCCCACAGTCCGCTGTCCTCCCAGGCGGTGTCCGGATCGGCCAGAAGCGCCTCGGCTGCCGTGAACAACTCGGCCTCGGAGTCCGCGGCAAGCCACCGCACGAACAGCAGCTTCTCCGGCAGGAAGCACGTCTTTGCAGGTTCATCGGCCAGGACAAGAGCAGTAGCGGCGCCCGCACCGACGGCGATCACACCGGCCCAGTCCTCCACCTCGCAGGCACGGTCGTAGTCATCACGGCCATCGGCGTCACCGTTGATAGAGCCGTCTTCTGTGCATCCACCCCAGGTGCTCACCGAGGACGTCGGAATGACGATCAAGGGGCCGCCCATCGACCGGACCCACATCAGCCCAGCGCGGTCACAGCGATCAGTGTCATGAGAAGCGTCCATGCACGCAGTCTGCCGCCCTCCACTGACACCGCTCGGAGGCCAGAGCCTGGCCGGCCTTCTGGCGCCGCAACAGGTTCACTACCCTCGGCCGGTATGACGAGCCCTTCCCCGGCGCCGAAGTCGCGCTTTCTCATCGTGCACGACTACGGCATGGGGGGTGCGTGGTGGTGGGTCCACGCGCGCTCTCCCCGAGAGATCCTTGAGACCTTCGCGGAGGTCGAGGTGGTCGACAGTCCTGAGGCCATCGAATGGGCTGACCGGGACCTTGACGAAGTCGACATTGACGAGCCGGCTATGCCTCCGGGCCTGGACGGGCTGCGGGCCAAGCGCGACGCCCAGCGCGGCCGCCCCGGTTTCGGCGCGCTCGCAGACCGGAGCATCGTGCACCTGCGGCGTCGCTGGGACGGCGACGGCGATGAACCAGCGACCTACCTCATGGAGGTCGGCTCCGACGGCCGCAGGTTGCGCCAGGTGGAGCTCAGTGACAACGGAACCGCGCTGAAGAGCGGCCCAGAGGACTGGCCGTTCAATCCGCCGGTGGTGGACCTGTTTGACCCTGAGTGGGCGGACATGGAAATCCACCCGGCCGAGTTCGAGGCAGCATGGCTCCAAGCACGTCACGTCGGCAATGAGCAATAAAGGAGCGTTGCCACCGCGCAGCGTGTCGGCGTACTCGCGTATGTGGCTCTGGCAAGTTTTTCGTAGGCGGAGATCATCGCGGTGGCACGGTCGGCCGGTCCGCAGGTGGGCAGCCTGTGACTGTGCTCTGTTGAACTGGCAAGCTTGTTAACGCAGTTGTCCGATGTGCAGGTGGTTTCGGTTGAGGTATCCGATGCCGCGGTGGTGGTCCGTGCCCGCACGAGATCCGGTGAACCGGCGGGATGCACGGGATGCGGCCGGCTCAGTGAGTGGTGCCACAGCCGCTACGCACGGCGCCTCACCGACGTCACGCTCGCAGGCCGCCCTCTGCTCATCGACCTGTCCGTACGCCGCCTGTACTGCGAGAACACGACCTGCCCGAAGACGACCTTCGCCGAGCAAGTACCGGGTCTGACCGTGCGCTACCCGCGGCGGACACAGCAACGGCGTGACCTGCGGGACCGGCCTCGCCCAGCGGGTGCGGGTACGGCTGTCGCGGGCCTTCTACGACGAGAAGTCGCGGGTGTGACGGGCGGGCCGGGCAGGCAGGGGAGGGGACCCGTCGCCGTCAGCCGCCCGGCAGTTCCTCCGGGAGCGGGTCCCGCACCCGGCCGGCCCTGCGCTGCTCCGACGCCCCGAACTCGGCGTAGTTCTGCCGCGCTTCGCGCAGCGTCACGTGGTTGGGGCCGCCGACGTAGCGGTCCGGGTCGCTGTAGTCCGACCCGTCGTCCTCCCAGCCGCACACCGGGCAGATCTCGTAGAAGCCCCGCTCGGCCAGCGTCAGATTGCCGCAGACGAGGCAGGGCACGCGGGCGGCGGCGGCCGGATCGCTCTCGGTCATGGACGGTGGCCTCTCCTCGGCGCCGGGCGTCCCGTCGTCCGTCAGAAACCCTCGACGCCCGGCTGTTCGTCCCAGTACCTGCGGGCGTTCGCCCCCGTCGAGTTTCCGTTGCGGTCGATGGAACTGTCGAAGTACGAAATGATCTTACCGGTCCTGAGGTCCTTCACGGCGAACTCGTTGGTCGAGGGGTCCCAGCGGTAGACCTTGTTCTCCATGATGGGCTCCTTCTCCCGCACACCGGGCTGTTTCGACCCCGAAGCGAAGTCGTCGGCGGCCTTGGCGTAATCGTCCTCGTCGTAGAGGTGCAGGTCACGGCCATGATCGTCGAAATGCCTGGTCAGCCCCGCCGGGCTGGTCCAGTTCTGCTTGGCCTTCTGGATGTCCTCGGGGGTGTCCCCGTACCCCGGCGTCAGGCCCAGCAGGTCGAACCAGGTGAGCGGGTTGCCGACGTACGCCACCGGGTTCGGGGCAGGCGTGAGGCCGAGCGGATCCGGACCGAGGTAGCGCGCGGTCTCCGGGTCGTACGCACGGAAGTAGTTGTGGTGCAGCCCCGACTCGGTGTCGAAGTACTGGCCGGGGAAGCGCAGCGGTGTGTACGCGGCCGCGTTCCGGTTCCAGGTCGTCGTCCCCCACAGGGTGGCCCGGGTGCGCCACGCGACCGTGCCTTCCTCCCCGATCAGCTCCTTCGGAGTGCCGATCAGATCCGTGACGACGGCGAAGAAGCGCTCGTCCACCGTGCGTCCCGCGGTGTCGCCGACGCGCTCCCGCTGGGTCAGCGGTTGGTGTCCGTCGTGGTCCCAGGTGACTGTCACCGGCGCGGGACCGCCGGTCGTGGTCTGTTCGCACAGCGTGGTGCCGTCCCAGGTGAAGACGGTCTCGTCGGCGACCTCACCGCCCGGCGTCAGGCGCTGCTTGGCGATACGCCGCCCCAGCCCGTCGTGGCGGTAGCGCCAGCGGGTGCCGTCCGGGGTGACGACTGCCGTCATCCTGCCCTCGGCGTCCCACTCGTAACGCCAGGTCTCGGGCTTGCGGGAGAGCCGCTTACGCTGCCGCAGCACGACCCGCCCCGCCGCGTCGTGGCGGTAGCGGACCGAACCCGCGCGGATGATCCGGGTGCCGGTGTAGACGCGCTCGCCGCGTGCGTCGCCGCCGGGATGTCGGTCGGGCCACCGCGCCTCGATCTGGTTGCCCGACGTGTCGTAGCGGTACGACTCGGACCAGCCGTCCGCCTCCACGGCGGTGACGCGTCCCGCCGCGTCCAGCGTGAACGACCTCGGGCCGTCCAGCGCGTCGTCGATCTCCAACGGCAGGCCGTCGGCCCGGTACGGTAGGTCCTGTGCCAGTGAACGGCCGACTCCTGGACAGTAGTTGAGGTACAGGAAATCCCGGTGAGATTGATCTGCACAGCGGCGAGCCGCGATGGTGAGCCGCAGGCGTCTGTCTGGCCGCCTCCACGGCCAGCACCCGCACGGACAAGCCGCTGCTGACGTTCAAGACGTTCAAGCAGATCGCCATGGTGGTCGCGTGGACCGTGGACGCATGAGTGACGCAGCCACGGCGCCGACTACGACGCTCCTCACCCGGCCAGCGCGGTTCGCGCCAGTCCGCGCAGCCAGGCGTGGGCGTGATCGGTGTCGTAGCGCTGATGCCATGACAGGTATATCGGTGCCGACGGCAGTTCGAGCGGGAGGGGGAGCACGACCAGGCCGAGGTCGGCGACCGCTGACCGCGTGGTGGCTTCGGGGACGCTGATCAGGATGTCGGAGCCGCGCGCGAACTCCAGAGCGGCCCCTTCCGTGGGCGCGGTCGCCACCACACGGCGGGTGAGGCCGAGCCGGGCGAGGGCGTCGTCGATGGCGTTGGTGAGGTTTCCACGTCGCGAGACGGTGACGTGTTCAGCGTCGGCGTACTGCTGTGCGGTGAGGGTCCTGGCGCGGGTGAGGGGGTGCCCCTGCCTCGCGACGACGACGAGGCGGGTCTCGCCCACGTTCTCGGCACGGATGTCCGGTGCGCTCGGGCGGTTGGAGTTCGCCTCCAGGTCGACCTCGCCGCGCCGCAATTCGGGGGTGTCGATGCTCGATTCCGCGACGAAGCGCAGTCGCACGCCCGGCGCCTGTCCGCGCACGGCCGCGAGCAGTGCGGGGCCGCTCAAGGCGACGAGGGAATCGTGCCAGCGGAGTGTGAACGTGCGCTCGAGCGTTGCCAGATCGAGTTCACGGCTCGGTGCCAGCACCCCCTGGACCTGGTGCAGCAGCTCGTGCACCTGTTCCCGGACGGCGATCGCATACGGCGTCGGGGTCATCGTGCGGCCGGTGCGCACGAGGATCTGATCCCCGGTCGTGCGCCGGATCCGGCCCAGACTGCGGCTCATCGCGGGGGCGGTGACGTGCAGGCGCGCCGCCGCCCCGGCCACACTGCCCTCCTCCAGCAGCGCGTCGAGCGCGGCGAGCAGGTTCAAATCCAATTGCATGTGAGTAATTCTAACCGTGCCTGACATGCATTTGAAGTTAATCGACGGGCTGCCTACCGTTGAGGCGAAAGCGCAAGAAGTAACGCGCAGTTCGGCCCTCGACCGGCCTCAGTACCCCTCCTCAGACGGGAATACCGCCATGTCCGAAACGCTCCAGACCACCGACGTCGCCGCCTCCGACGCCGACCTGCTCGCCCAGACCGCGATCGCCGTGCGTGAGGCGGGTTCGGCGCTGCGCGAGCGCTTCGGCGAGGTGGTCCGCTACCAGAGCCGCCAAGAGCTGATGCGCGCGCTGGCCGTCAACGACGACGCGGCTCTCGACATCCTGCGTCCCCGTCTCACGAGCCTGCGTCCGCAGGCCGGCTGGGTGGAGGACGAACTGGACGGCGGGGCGCTGCCGGCCGGCGAGTGGTGGGTCGTGGATCCGGCCGAGGGCAACGTCAACCACCTGCACGCCCTGCCGGAGTGGGCGGTGACCGCCACCCTCGTGCGGGAGAACCAGCCGGTGCTCACCGCAGTGCACCTGCCGTTGACCGGCGAGACCTACACCGCGCTCACCGGCGCGGGGGCCCACCTCGACGGCCGGCCGCTGCACGTCTCCCAGACCGCCGACCTCGGCCTGAGCATCGTGGCCACCAGCCAGGCCCGGCCGGACGAGGACGAAAAGGTCGTGCGGCGGGTCGGTTCCTCGATCACCGCGATGCTCTTCGACGCGCTCGTCGTCCGCGTCGCCGTGCCCGCGACCCTGCACCTGCTGAACGTAGCCGCCGGCCGGATCGACGCCTTCTGGCAGTTCGCCGGCGCCCGCGCGGACCTGCTTCCCGGAGCGCTGCTCGTCACCGAGGCCGGCGGGCGGATCTCCGACGCCGAGGGCCGCCCCTGGACCCCCCAGAGCCAGAGCTTTGTGGCCGCCGCGGCGGGCGTGCACGCCGAGGCCGTGTCCACGCTCTCGCGCTGACCGCGCACTACAACCCGCACGCCCACGGAAGGACCAGATCATCATGACCAAGATCGCAGTTCTCGGAAACGGCCGCGTCGGCGGCAACCTGGCCGCAGCCCTCGCCCGGGCAGGACACGAAGTGACAGTGGCGGACCGCACGCCGGGCGCCGCCGCCGATGCCGCCCGGACTGCCCGGATCGTCATCAACGCCACCCCGGGCGCCGGCTCGCTGGACCGGCTCGCCGCTCTGCGCGAAGAACTCCGGGACAAGATCCTCGTCGATGTCTCCAACGCCACCACCGACGGACCGGACGGGCTGCCCGCCGATCTGATCTACCCCGGCTCGAGCTTGGCCGAACAGCTCCAGAAGGCGCTCCCCGAAACGCGCGTCGTCAAGACACTCAACACCATGCTCTTCCCGGTGATGACCTCGCCGGACACGCTCGCCCAGACACCGACCGTGTTCCTCTCCGGCGAGGACGCGCAGGCCAAGCAGAGCGTCCGCGAACTGCTCACCGACCTCGGCTGGCAAAAGGAATGGATCACCGACCTCGGCGGGATTCAGAGCGCCCGCGCCACGGAGGCCGCGATCCTGTTCGTCCCTCACGTCATCCGTTCCACCGGATTCACACCCTTCGCGATCTCAGTCGCCCGCTGACTGTCGAGCTGCGCCGGCTGGAGGTAGCCGGAGCCGGCGCGTGGCATGGATGGGTTCCCGGTGGGACACGATCGTGGGATGTACGGTCCGACTTGGTGGCGGAGTCGACGTTGCCCTACGGGCGTCAGGCAGAAACTCTCGCTTCGTCAGTCATCCGCCAGAACTTCACCCCGGCGACGTCCTCTTCGCCGGCGTCGTGCCAAGCCCGGCCCGCCGCATCAAGGAACCCCAGCCAGACCGCTACCGCAAAGGCGTACTTCCTCCGCGTGCCCGCGCTCGCGTTACGCATCCGCGCTGAGCTTGTCCTACCTTCCAAGCGTGGGTCTGAGGCGGTCATTCGTAAGATCGTCGGCCGACCGTACCTGTGTTCGAAAAGTCCGTGGCGCGGTCCTCCAGATTGGGGGCGTCACTGCGAGCTGCGCGCGACCAGCTGGGTGGGATTGACGAACCGCAGTGCGATCAGGAGCAGCACCGCCATGGACGCGGTGTAGATGACGGCCATGGCGTCGATGGACTGGGGGCTACGGATACCGGCCGAGAAGACGGCGGAGAAGAGGGACACGATGAGGGTCTGGCTGTCGGGTCCTGAGGTGAGGAAGGTCAGTTCGAACATGCCGAACGTGCGGACCAGGACGAGGGTACCGGCGGCGAGCATGCCGGGCAGGAGGAGCGGGCCGAGGATGCGGAGGAGGACGGAGCGGGTGGAAGCGCCGCACATCCGGGCCGCGGCTTCGAGGCGGGGGTCGATCTGTTCGATGAAGGGCGTCATCGTGAAGATCACGAACGGGATGGACGGGACGAGGTTGGCCAGGACGACGCCAGTGAGCGTCCCGGCCAGGTGGAACTTGTACAGCACGGTGGCCAGCGGGATGCCGTAGGCGATCGGCGGCACCAGGATCGGCAGCACGAACAGCGTATTGACGATCTTCTTGCCCGGAAAGTCACGGCGGGCCAGGGCGTAGGAGGCCGGCACGCCGAGCAACAGAGACAGGGCGACGACCAAAAAGGAGACCTCGACGGTGACCCACATGACCTGGCCGAGGTTGAACTCGTTCCATGCCTTGCTGTACCAGGAGGTGGTGTAGCCGTGGGGTGCCCAGCCCTTGAACCAGGTCCTGCCGAAGGAGTTGACGACCACGGAGCCGATGACGCCGAGCACAGTCAGGAAGAAGACTGCGAGGGCGGCCCAGACCAGCCAGGCGCCCGGGCGCAGGGTCACGCTCCGGCGTCGCACCGGGGCTGGGCGGGGCGGAGCCTCAACCGGCGATGTGGACATCGTGGGGACGGTCATCCCTTGCCTCCTGTGGAGCTGCGGTAAAGGCGGGAGCGCAGCGCCATCGTGAGGCCGATGACTGCCAGCATCAGGGCAGTCATGACCATGGCGATCGCAGAGCCCTCGGAGTAATTGAACCGCTCCAGGGCGGTCTCGTAGGCCTCGACGGAGATGACGTGGGTCTTGCCGTCGGGATCGCCGACCATCATCGCGGAGGGGAACACCGCGAAGGCCAGGACGAAGGTCAGGACGAAAGTAGTCATGAGCCCGGGCAGCAGCAGCGGGAAGGTGATGTGGCGAAAGCGCTGCCGCCAGTCCGCGCCGAGGGTGGCGGCGGCGCCCTCCAGAGCCGGGTTGATTCCGGAGAGGTAGGAGTGGGTGAGCAAGAAGGCGAACGGGAAGCCGCTGATGATCAGGGAGAGCAATACGCCCCAGTAGTTGTAGGTGAGTTTGACCGGTGAGTCGGTCAGGTGGAGGGCGTGCAGGGTCTGGTTGAACCAGCCGACGGGGCCGAAGAACTCCAGGATGCCTTCGGCGGTCAGTACCGTGCCGAGCGTGATGGGGACGACGAGCAGGGCGAGCAGCAGGCGCTTGCCGCGGAAGTCCTGCCGCATCCGGTAGGAGATCGGCACGGCGGCGCCGACGTTGATGATCGCGGCGGGTATGGCGAGTTTGAAGGTGATGCTGATGGAGCCGACAGCGAAGGAGTTGGTGAAGAAGTCGTGGTAGGAGCCGAAGAAGCCGCCCTTTTCGGGCTGGAAGGATATCTGGAGCCCGTAGAGGAACGGGTAGACGAACAGGGCGATCACCGCGAGCAGGCCCGGCAGGAGCAGCA is from Streptomyces sp. NBC_00370 and encodes:
- a CDS encoding ABC transporter permease — translated: MSAAVPPPVPAPDPPARTALRHRLAERGVDRTLLLLLPGLLAVIALFVYPFLYGLQISFQPEKGGFFGSYHDFFTNSFAVGSISITFKLAIPAAIINVGAAVPISYRMRQDFRGKRLLLALLVVPITLGTVLTAEGILEFFGPVGWFNQTLHALHLTDSPVKLTYNYWGVLLSLIISGFPFAFLLTHSYLSGINPALEGAAATLGADWRQRFRHITFPLLLPGLMTTFVLTFVLAFAVFPSAMMVGDPDGKTHVISVEAYETALERFNYSEGSAIAMVMTALMLAVIGLTMALRSRLYRSSTGGKG
- a CDS encoding NADPH-dependent F420 reductase, with translation MTKIAVLGNGRVGGNLAAALARAGHEVTVADRTPGAAADAARTARIVINATPGAGSLDRLAALREELRDKILVDVSNATTDGPDGLPADLIYPGSSLAEQLQKALPETRVVKTLNTMLFPVMTSPDTLAQTPTVFLSGEDAQAKQSVRELLTDLGWQKEWITDLGGIQSARATEAAILFVPHVIRSTGFTPFAISVAR
- a CDS encoding CPCC family cysteine-rich protein, translating into MTESDPAAAARVPCLVCGNLTLAERGFYEICPVCGWEDDGSDYSDPDRYVGGPNHVTLREARQNYAEFGASEQRRAGRVRDPLPEELPGG
- a CDS encoding 3'(2'),5'-bisphosphate nucleotidase CysQ, which encodes MSETLQTTDVAASDADLLAQTAIAVREAGSALRERFGEVVRYQSRQELMRALAVNDDAALDILRPRLTSLRPQAGWVEDELDGGALPAGEWWVVDPAEGNVNHLHALPEWAVTATLVRENQPVLTAVHLPLTGETYTALTGAGAHLDGRPLHVSQTADLGLSIVATSQARPDEDEKVVRRVGSSITAMLFDALVVRVAVPATLHLLNVAAGRIDAFWQFAGARADLLPGALLVTEAGGRISDAEGRPWTPQSQSFVAAAAGVHAEAVSTLSR
- a CDS encoding ABC transporter permease; protein product: MTLRPGAWLVWAALAVFFLTVLGVIGSVVVNSFGRTWFKGWAPHGYTTSWYSKAWNEFNLGQVMWVTVEVSFLVVALSLLLGVPASYALARRDFPGKKIVNTLFVLPILVPPIAYGIPLATVLYKFHLAGTLTGVVLANLVPSIPFVIFTMTPFIEQIDPRLEAAARMCGASTRSVLLRILGPLLLPGMLAAGTLVLVRTFGMFELTFLTSGPDSQTLIVSLFSAVFSAGIRSPQSIDAMAVIYTASMAVLLLIALRFVNPTQLVARSSQ
- a CDS encoding LysR family transcriptional regulator; amino-acid sequence: MQLDLNLLAALDALLEEGSVAGAAARLHVTAPAMSRSLGRIRRTTGDQILVRTGRTMTPTPYAIAVREQVHELLHQVQGVLAPSRELDLATLERTFTLRWHDSLVALSGPALLAAVRGQAPGVRLRFVAESSIDTPELRRGEVDLEANSNRPSAPDIRAENVGETRLVVVARQGHPLTRARTLTAQQYADAEHVTVSRRGNLTNAIDDALARLGLTRRVVATAPTEGAALEFARGSDILISVPEATTRSAVADLGLVVLPLPLELPSAPIYLSWHQRYDTDHAHAWLRGLARTALAG
- a CDS encoding Imm21 family immunity protein: MDASHDTDRCDRAGLMWVRSMGGPLIVIPTSSVSTWGGCTEDGSINGDADGRDDYDRACEVEDWAGVIAVGAGAATALVLADEPAKTCFLPEKLLFVRWLAADSEAELFTAAEALLADPDTAWEDSGLWATDGPAVLMDSAEAGADLGVDYPDGGQPDQAPVQLPAGQWRVRAVHKSGDFPWVGLVQLVAENGRS